From one Humulus lupulus chromosome 8, drHumLupu1.1, whole genome shotgun sequence genomic stretch:
- the LOC133798093 gene encoding uncharacterized protein LOC133798093: MMMKSRSISSVVLVAVAVVVLVVAPPMVKAVTSNQCKEERRQLVNECRPVLFGQDPSNNCCRRVRVIHTECTCPYLTPKFANLINLERTAKQIRSCGRNMPHNFKCGSATFP; this comes from the exons ATGATGATGAAGAGTAGAAGTATTTCATCCGTAGTCTTGGTGGCAGTGGCCGTGGTGGTTTTGGTGGTTGCGCCGCCAATGGTGAAAGCAGTGACTTCAAATCAGTGCAAGGAGGAGCGGAGGCAGCTGGTGAACGAGTGCAGACCAGTGCTATTCGGGCAAGACCCATCGAACAACTGCTGCCGACGTGTGAGGGTAATCCATACGGAGTGCACCTGCCCCTATCTCACCCCAAAGTTTGCTAATCTAATTAACCTTGAGCGAACCGCCAAACAAATCCGAAGTTGTGGAAGGAACATGCCTCACAACTTTAAATGCGGCA GTGCTACTTTTCCATGA